GCCGATCTCCCACATTCCCTCGCCCACCGGCGGAATATCCTCCAGCTCGCCGTAATTATAGCAGAACTTACAGGCAATGTTGCACTTATTGGTCTTGCGGATGGCGCTAAGCCCCGTCCCCAGCAGACAGGAGCGGCAGCCCTTTGGGAATTTCTCCGCGTTGCCCACAAACAGCGTACGCCCCTCCAAGCTTTGCAGCTGTCCGATCTGCGCCATCAGCGCTTCATTGCGCGCATCCACCGCAACCTCGATCTGCGCAAAGGCGGCGTAGGCGATCTCCTGCTGTTTTGGTCCCAGCAGTTCTTCCTCCGGCAGCGCCGCGAAAAATTCAAACCACATCCGTGCGTCTTTTTTGGATATCTTCATTGGGGCCTCCCGTTTATTATGACCTAAAATGTTCTTTATCCCACATAATCTTGTTTTTAGCGTTTTTGTATCCTTCACGCATTATTCAAAGTGTTGGCATATATATAGATCAGTTACCATCTACGCTATCATCAGCTGCTTCTATAGGCCTGGCAGTTGCCTGCGCATCGCCGCAGGGCTTCTCCCCCTCTTCCATCTGCCGCAGCAGCTTGATCTGCTCCATCAATTTAGCAGCGGCGTCCTGCCGTTCCTGGAGAAAGTTTAGCAGCTCCACATTCAGCTTTTTTATCTCCCGCAAAGAGATAATCTCAGCTGGTTCTATCCGCTCATAGTCCACAAAAGCGGATTTCTCCTGCATCTGATCCAAGATATCCTTAAGCCAATGAAAATACGTTTCCAGATCCCAGTTCGCAGGCAAGGCCTTTAATTCCTGGGCTTGTGCTTTTCCCTGCAGTATATACACGCCTCTATCGATGCGCCGGATGCTCTTTTCCCGGCTTTGTATGCGCGATACGGTTGCGTAAAAAGCAGTACGGCTGGGAAAAAGGGTGGGATATTCCTGCAAGACCTTTGCCCTGATCTCCTCTACCTTATGGGGCCTGCCATCCTGTAAGATCTGGATAAAGATCTTTTTTACGATATCGATGGTATTCATATGCCCTCCATTATAACAGCTTTTCCATCTGAACGTCGAAAAGTTCGCCCAACTTTTTACATACAGCCAGCGACATGTCAATATGACCATTCTCGTAACGGCTATAGGTGGCAGGCGAAACTGCCAAGAGCTCAGCCATTTCGCGCTGCGTATAACCATTTTCAACGCGCAATTTGTACAACTTTTCATTCTTAGTATTGCATTTTTCCATCTTGCATCCTCCCCTTTATGAAGTTTGACAACGTTTCTATTTACAGTCATCATAACTCACCTGACAGGAGACCGCAAGAATAGCTATCAAATATGCAACAAGCGGAAGTTGCCTCACAAGTACACCGGCGCGGCTTCTCTAAAGTTCAAGCTGCAGGCTAGCCACCGTCTCCACATGCATCGTCTGCGGAAACAGGTCGACTGGCTGTACTTTTTGCAGGGTGTAACCCTGCCCGCACAGCAGCTTCAGGTCTCGTGCCAACGTCGACGGGTTGCAGGAAACATATACCAGCCTGGGGATCCGCGCTTGAGAGATGGCTTGCAGCAGCGCTGCATCGCATCCCTTGCGCGGCGGATCGACAACTACCACATCTGGCCTTCGGTTGTCTTGAAGCAACCGTGGAATCTCCTCTTCCGCCTTCGCACAGATAAAGCTGGCGTTTCTTATGCCATTGCTTCGCGCGTTGTCACGCGCGTCCTCTACCGCCGCCCTGACGATCTCCACGCCGATCACTTCCCTTGCCCTGCGCGCCAGGAACAGCGAGATGCTGCCGATGCCGCAGTAAGCGTCAAACACCAGCTCGTCCCCCTTCAGGCCGGCAAAGGACAGCGCGGTTTGATATAACTGCTCGGTTTGCAGCGGGTTGACCTGAAAAAACGAGGCTGGCGAAAGGGAGAATGTCAGCTCGTCCAACTGCTCGGCCAGGGTCGGCGCGCCGCATACGCTGATGATTTCCCGCCCCAGGATGGCGTTTGTCGCCTCGCGGTTGACGTTCAGCGCCAGGCCTACGAATCCTTCCAGTCCGCGCAGCTGCTCGCCCAATGCGGCCGCCTCCGGCAAGCGTTGGCAGTTGATCACCAAAGTGACCATAAATTCCCCTCGCCGGTTGGTGCGGATCAGCACATGGCGTAGCCTGCCCTGACGCGTCTTTTCATCGTAAGGCGTGATGTTTCTCTCCCGCATCCAGGCCTTAACGGCGGATAGTACCGCATTACAGGGCGGCTGCTGGATCATGCAGGCGTCAACCGGCACGAGATCATGGCTGCCGGTTGCATAAAAGCCCAGCGCGGCCTCTCCCCCCCGCGTCGCCGCCGGGAAGGCCGCTTTATTGCGATATTGCCAGGGCTCTTCCATGCCCATCACGGGCGGAACGGCGATGTTTTCAAACCCGCCGATGCGTTCCAGACAATCGGCGACCTGTCTGCGTTTGACTTCCAGCTGCCCCTCGTAAGAAAGATGTTGCAGCTGACACCCGCCGCAGCGCGCATCATATGGGCAGGGGGGCTCTATCCGCTGGGGAGAGGGCTGTAAGATCTTTTCGAGTTCTGCCTGCGCATAGCGCGAGGCCAGATAACGGATGCGCACGCGCACGGTTTCCCCCGGAAGCGCGCCGGGTACAAATACCGCCGCGCCTTCAAAACGGCCGATGCCTACCCCGCCCTCGCCCAAGGCATGGATGGGCAGGTCGATCCGCTGCCCGACCTGAAAGGGAAACGCCTGAAATTTCTTTTTTGCCATATTCTCTCCCCTGCTTGTATTGGTTTATCGCTTGGCGCATTGTTTGTCCTTCTCTTGTACCAAAGCCTTTTCCTTTTCGTTGATAATATGGGCAGCCTTGCCTCATACCGGGGCATTTTCTCATTTCGCCGGCACACACACGATCATGCGCGCTCTAGTATCACAACGCACGGCCATGTGCACCCAAACGCTGTCACATATCCTCAGCCGTATCAAAGGCATTTGAAAAACCGGGCGAAAGTCATATCCTTCGCCCGGTTCCATCGGTCAATTTCGCTCCCAGAAAGGGTTAGGCCCACAAGCCCTGCACCAACTCGTACAGTTCTTTATTAAATACCGCCGGCATATCCAGCGCCTCATTGATGTCAAAGTCCACGATCTCTTCCTGGCACTGGCCCAGCACCCGGTTGCCGATGCCCTGATGCAGCAGTTCCACCGCGCGCACGCCCATGCGGGTGGCCATCAGCAGATCCCGGGGCGAGGGCTGCCCGCCGCGCTGTACATAGCCCAGCACGCTTGCGCGGGTATCAAACCCGGTCTTTTCCATGATGACAGGAGCCAGCTCCGTAGCCTTGCCCGCGCCTTCGGCCATCACGACCAGAGCCGAGCGGCGGCCGTTGGCCCGCTGGCGCTCTAACCGCTGGCAAAGCGAATCCACATCCCAGGGCATCTCCGGCAGGATCAATGCCTCGGCGTGCAGGGCGGCGGCGGAATACAGGGCCAGATCGCCGCAGTGACGGCCCATGACCTCCATCACACACACACGCTCGTGAGAAGCCATGGTATCCCGAATTTGGGTAGCCATGCGCACGATGGTGTTCAGCGTCGTATCAAAACCCAGGGTGTACTGAGTATAGGCCAGGTCGTTATCGATAGTACCAGGGATGCCGATGGTGGGCACGCCGTACCCGCACAGCACTTCGGCCCCGCGGAAGGTACCGTCCCCGCCGATGGTCACCAGGCCCTCAATGCCGTGTTTACGGATGGTCTCCACCGCCTTAAGGCGGCCTTCCTCCGTTTTCATCTCGCCGCAGCGCATGGTCCCCAGCAGCGTGCCGCCGCTGGTCACCATTCCGGTGGCCCGCATGGGCTCCATCAGCTGCATGCGGTCCTCTATCAATCCTAAATATCCCTGCTCAACGCCGAATACTTCCATTCCCTTTTGCGTAGCGCTGCGCACCACGCTGCCAAGCGCCGCATTCATGCCCGGCGCGTCGCCGCCGCTGGTCAAAACTGCGATCCTCTTCATACGTATCCCTCTTTCCACATCACTTTTCCCATCCGTGGGAGCCCTTCCTCTATATTCTACCCTGCCAGGGTAACCGGCAAGCAGAAAATACTAAAACAATTTATCCTGCAAGGCGGCGCGCGCCTCCTGCGCCTCCGCCTTGGGGACCTGCAGCTCAAAATAATTCTGCGCATCCTCCCGGTTGCGGTAGACCGCGTGCAGCCGCACCATAAACCCCTCCTGGGTCAGCGCCTGCATGAGGCGCTGGGCGGCGGCCTTCCCCTGCACCATATGAATGACCATCCACATTTGATTAATCCTCCGTGCCGGAAGTGAGCTTACCATACCGGGTCAAAATCTCGGCCCGGCCGCGGATCTTGATAGCGGAGGTATTCTCAGTGAACTGGGCGATCATCACCTCGCCTTTATCCAGCTTTTCGGTATGCAGCAACTTGGTGCTCTGGCCCCGGGTCATCCCGATAATGTTGACCCCGTCCTCCAGCGCCTTGATGCACAGATAATCTTCCCCCTGATACTTATCCACCAGCCTAAGATCCTCCTAACCCCATGTAAACAACAAATCCTCTTTATTATACCAAGCAGCCCCATCTCCGTCTAGGGATATCGTGAATAATTTAACGTTCTTTGCCGAAATTCATCATGTTGCCGTTTTGGCCGCCTCCTCAAAGGTGGGGCGCACGTTTTCCTTGCCCAGCAGCGCCCCCAGCTCCCCGGTGAGCGGCTGCGAGCCATCGCACCAAAGGGCGGTATCCGCCGCAAAGGTCTGCTTTTGGGAGGCAAAGTAGAAGATCACCGGAATCGCCCCCGGGTGGCGGCGCAGCAGGTTCTTGGCCCCTTCCAGCTGCTCTTGTTCCAACCGCAGATACAGCTTTTTCATCTGCGAGCCGCCCAGCGGCCGGGCCGTATTTAAGATCAGCTTGCCCTCCTCATCCTCGCGCAGGCTGGCCCGCCCCTCGATAAGCAGCGGCGTATCCTCCACAAGCAGGGGCGCATAGGTCTGGTACGCGGCTGGGAAAACGATGACCTCCACCGCGCCGTACAGGTCTTCCAGGGTTAAAAAGGCCATCAGCTGGTTGCCGTTGCGGGTGGTCTTGGTCTTGACTGAGGTGACCATGCCGCCCAAGGTCACGCTCTGCCCGTCCCGCAGCGCGCCCTCGCCCTGCGTTCCCAACACCGTCTCCTCCTCGTCCTGATGGAAGTGCTGGGTAGTAAAGGGCAGGCCTTCCAAAGCCTGGCGGTAATCGTCCAGCGGATGGCCGGAGATGTAGATGCCTGTGACCTCTTTTTCCATGGAAAGCCGCGTGTGCATGGGGTAGTCCGCCATTTGAGGATAGACAAATTCCCCCGCGGTATTGGCGGGGCTGCCCGGCTCGCCAAATAAGGAGAGCTGGCCGGCCAGGTTATTCTTGCGGTCCTGCGCGGCGGCGTCGGCAATGGTCTCATAGCTGGCCATCAGCTGGGCGCGGTTAGGGCCCATATGGTCAAAAGCGCCGGCCATAATCAGGCTTTCGAGCATGCGCTTGTTGACCGCCTCGCCCTCCATCTTCTGCAAAAAGTCGCTTAGAGAGGTAAAGGTGCCCTTCTCCTCCCGCACCTTCACCACTTCCTGTACGGCGGATATGCCCACGCGCTTGACCGCGCCCAGGCCAAAGCGAATGTTACCACCCTCCACCGAGAAGCGCTCCATCGACCGGTTGATGTCCGGCGGCAGTACGCCGATGCCGTTTTTACGGCAGTATTGGATGTAAAAGGCGATCTTATCCGTGCGCTCAAGCATGCTGTTCATCAGCGCCGCCATAAAGGCTACCGGGTAATGGGCCTTGAGATACGCCGTCTGGTACGCCACTACGCCGTAGGCCGCGGCGTGGGACTTGTTAAACGCGTACTGAGCAAAGGCGATCATCTCGTCGAAGATATCGTTTGCCACCTGCTCGTCCACGCCATTGCGCACCGCGCCGGGCACAACGACCTGCCCGTCCTCTACCAGCCCGTGGATGAAGATTTCCCGCTCTTTTTGCATCACGTCCATCTTCTTTTTGGCCATGGAACGGCGCACCAGGTCGCTGCGGCCCAGGGA
Above is a genomic segment from Luoshenia tenuis containing:
- the mtrB gene encoding trp RNA-binding attenuation protein MtrB; this encodes MDKYQGEDYLCIKALEDGVNIIGMTRGQSTKLLHTEKLDKGEVMIAQFTENTSAIKIRGRAEILTRYGKLTSGTED
- the rlmD gene encoding 23S rRNA (uracil(1939)-C(5))-methyltransferase RlmD, which codes for MAKKKFQAFPFQVGQRIDLPIHALGEGGVGIGRFEGAAVFVPGALPGETVRVRIRYLASRYAQAELEKILQPSPQRIEPPCPYDARCGGCQLQHLSYEGQLEVKRRQVADCLERIGGFENIAVPPVMGMEEPWQYRNKAAFPAATRGGEAALGFYATGSHDLVPVDACMIQQPPCNAVLSAVKAWMRERNITPYDEKTRQGRLRHVLIRTNRRGEFMVTLVINCQRLPEAAALGEQLRGLEGFVGLALNVNREATNAILGREIISVCGAPTLAEQLDELTFSLSPASFFQVNPLQTEQLYQTALSFAGLKGDELVFDAYCGIGSISLFLARRAREVIGVEIVRAAVEDARDNARSNGIRNASFICAKAEEEIPRLLQDNRRPDVVVVDPPRKGCDAALLQAISQARIPRLVYVSCNPSTLARDLKLLCGQGYTLQKVQPVDLFPQTMHVETVASLQLEL
- a CDS encoding helix-turn-helix transcriptional regulator; amino-acid sequence: MEKCNTKNEKLYKLRVENGYTQREMAELLAVSPATYSRYENGHIDMSLAVCKKLGELFDVQMEKLL
- a CDS encoding ATP-dependent 6-phosphofructokinase, which gives rise to MKRIAVLTSGGDAPGMNAALGSVVRSATQKGMEVFGVEQGYLGLIEDRMQLMEPMRATGMVTSGGTLLGTMRCGEMKTEEGRLKAVETIRKHGIEGLVTIGGDGTFRGAEVLCGYGVPTIGIPGTIDNDLAYTQYTLGFDTTLNTIVRMATQIRDTMASHERVCVMEVMGRHCGDLALYSAAALHAEALILPEMPWDVDSLCQRLERQRANGRRSALVVMAEGAGKATELAPVIMEKTGFDTRASVLGYVQRGGQPSPRDLLMATRMGVRAVELLHQGIGNRVLGQCQEEIVDFDINEALDMPAVFNKELYELVQGLWA